A genomic segment from Parolsenella catena encodes:
- a CDS encoding HNH endonuclease signature motif containing protein: protein MRHGRAVDVASPPEPMPELRPIPSTGGLYLAGADGSVWRAAGFDARGVWRPPKRCATRVEGGGAGRNHRGRYLRVNTTVRGVQKDRPVHRLVAEAWLDGYHPLLVVHHENHDCRDNRPENLRCMTRAEHERLHGHDVTDVDVANARYDFELRRDDPWPDPYAPERREAQLARPSRRAGPEGRRDRAAARLDALIGMCVSVNERENEDGQR from the coding sequence ATGCGCCATGGGAGGGCCGTCGACGTGGCCTCGCCGCCGGAGCCGATGCCCGAGCTCAGGCCGATACCGTCGACGGGCGGGCTCTACCTCGCCGGGGCGGACGGCTCCGTGTGGCGGGCGGCGGGGTTCGATGCCCGCGGCGTGTGGCGGCCGCCCAAGCGCTGCGCCACGCGCGTCGAGGGAGGCGGCGCGGGCCGAAACCACCGGGGCAGGTACCTGCGGGTGAACACCACGGTCCGCGGGGTCCAGAAGGACCGCCCCGTGCACCGCCTGGTCGCGGAGGCGTGGCTCGACGGATACCACCCGCTGCTCGTGGTGCACCACGAGAACCACGACTGCCGCGACAACCGGCCGGAGAACCTCAGGTGCATGACGCGGGCCGAGCACGAGAGGCTCCACGGCCACGACGTCACGGACGTCGACGTGGCCAACGCGCGATACGACTTCGAGCTGCGTCGCGACGACCCATGGCCGGACCCCTACGCGCCAGAGCGCCGCGAGGCGCAGCTCGCCCGCCCGAGCCGGCGCGCCGGTCCCGAGGGCAGGAGGGACAGGGCCGCGGCGAGGCTCGACGCGCTCATCGGGATGTGTGTAAGCGTGAACGAAAGGGAGAACGAAGATGGACAGCGGTAA
- a CDS encoding tyrosine-type recombinase/integrase, whose product MRARGREVPAFSVRRGRGGVWEARAYMGRDPVTGRALRPYRRLPEASSEEEALEYARAWAEGLAPGTAAGRRLDEMLAEYVDGLAAYGRAAQTVETYRSTIRHQVAPTIGSVPVGELEAWEVSTAYRMLMAGRSGARPVGPSTVLKMHSLLSGAYEQWSREGLVSRDPMPSVTKPRRPMGSARSMGEGSFSALSAALAEAMAKGGADERACAAAAYVALSTGMRDGEVCALARSSLRRLTHELNVHATMTERPRLERKPMAKSSAGCRNVAIDPECEERLAWLMAREAGELGGLPEDAPLVTRDGSWMRPSAQSAAFSRLARSLGLPAGTTMHTLRHTHATMLLYSGVPVETIRQRLGHADVATTLRLYAHALEGADRAAAEAWEGVRLGVGGCATGEPRGGGRDGR is encoded by the coding sequence GTGAGGGCGCGGGGCCGCGAGGTGCCCGCCTTCTCCGTGAGGCGGGGGCGCGGCGGCGTGTGGGAGGCGAGGGCGTACATGGGGCGCGACCCGGTGACGGGCCGCGCCCTTCGGCCGTACCGGCGCCTGCCGGAGGCGTCCTCCGAGGAGGAGGCGCTCGAGTACGCCCGCGCCTGGGCCGAGGGCCTGGCGCCCGGCACCGCCGCGGGGCGCAGGCTCGACGAGATGCTCGCCGAGTACGTGGACGGCCTGGCCGCCTACGGCCGGGCCGCGCAGACCGTCGAGACCTACCGCTCGACCATCCGCCACCAGGTGGCGCCCACCATCGGCTCGGTCCCGGTGGGCGAGCTGGAGGCGTGGGAGGTCTCGACCGCCTACCGAATGCTCATGGCGGGACGGTCCGGCGCGAGGCCCGTCGGCCCCTCGACCGTGCTCAAGATGCACTCGCTCCTCTCCGGGGCCTACGAGCAGTGGAGCCGCGAGGGCCTGGTCTCGCGCGACCCGATGCCGAGCGTGACCAAGCCGCGGCGCCCGATGGGGTCGGCCCGCTCGATGGGCGAGGGGTCGTTCTCGGCGCTGTCGGCAGCGCTCGCCGAGGCCATGGCCAAGGGCGGCGCGGACGAGAGGGCCTGCGCCGCGGCGGCGTACGTCGCGCTCTCCACTGGCATGCGCGACGGCGAGGTCTGCGCCCTGGCGCGCTCGTCGCTGCGCCGCCTGACCCACGAGCTCAACGTCCACGCGACGATGACGGAGCGGCCCAGGCTCGAGCGCAAGCCCATGGCCAAGAGCTCGGCGGGATGCCGCAACGTCGCGATCGACCCGGAGTGCGAGGAGCGGCTCGCCTGGCTCATGGCCCGCGAGGCCGGGGAGCTGGGCGGGCTGCCCGAGGACGCGCCGCTCGTCACGCGCGACGGCTCCTGGATGCGCCCGAGCGCGCAGAGCGCCGCCTTCTCCAGGCTCGCGAGGTCGCTCGGCCTGCCCGCCGGGACCACCATGCACACGCTCAGGCACACGCACGCGACGATGCTGCTCTACTCCGGCGTGCCGGTGGAGACGATCAGGCAGCGCCTGGGGCACGCGGACGTGGCCACGACGCTCAGGCTCTACGCCCACGCGCTCGAGGGCGCGGACAGGGCGGCGGCGGAGGCCTGGGAGGGCGTGAGGCTCGGCGTCGGCGGGTGTGCCACGGGTGAGCCACGCGGGGGTGGCCGCGATGGGCGGTAG
- a CDS encoding SANT/Myb-like DNA-binding domain-containing protein — protein MTKGERDLRVVRDDGRAFASLDAAGAATYGRLRCGAGIARAIRTGGKAGGHRWRYARGCEPREEGTDASRGRWTERERWRLATLWPRHGRDWEGWAEALPGRTIDAIEAMARKMGLRPKPRRGAWTRAEESVLLRGLMDMARETGRTPGAIVTRLGHLRSAAKREERGAR, from the coding sequence ATGACCAAGGGTGAGCGGGACCTCCGCGTCGTGCGCGACGACGGCAGGGCGTTCGCCTCGCTCGATGCCGCCGGCGCCGCCACCTACGGGAGGCTGAGGTGCGGGGCCGGGATCGCCCGGGCGATCAGGACGGGCGGCAAGGCCGGCGGGCACCGCTGGCGCTACGCGCGGGGCTGCGAGCCTCGCGAGGAGGGGACCGACGCGTCCCGCGGGCGGTGGACGGAGCGCGAGCGGTGGAGGCTCGCGACGCTCTGGCCGCGGCACGGCCGGGACTGGGAAGGCTGGGCCGAGGCGCTTCCGGGCCGCACGATCGACGCCATCGAGGCGATGGCCCGGAAGATGGGTCTTCGGCCCAAGCCGAGGAGGGGCGCGTGGACGAGGGCGGAGGAGTCCGTCCTCCTGCGCGGCCTGATGGACATGGCGCGGGAGACGGGCAGGACGCCCGGCGCGATAGTGACGCGGCTGGGCCACCTCAGGTCCGCCGCGAAGCGGGAGGAGAGGGGAGCTAGGTGA
- a CDS encoding HNH endonuclease: MLPETVPVRWSKEPEKEAWMLAHASDGSRADVGAAFAERFGHPLSPTQVSLFRAGHGMQTRRANGHGVTVPVGAERVRKGYVWVKVAERPRVPLSKDNWLPKQVDVWQRTRGLELPRGWVVIFCDHDSRNFDPANLKAVPRSLFGPMNQLCSWHDRRSCEAALAFAALRCGMAAACARPRRCVVCGREFVPDVKGMAAAHQVTCRSCLDAGRTSYGRRRGQGRAGGT, encoded by the coding sequence TTGCTGCCGGAGACGGTGCCCGTGCGCTGGTCGAAGGAGCCCGAGAAGGAGGCGTGGATGCTCGCCCACGCCTCCGACGGTTCCAGGGCCGACGTCGGCGCGGCGTTCGCGGAGAGGTTCGGCCACCCGCTGAGCCCGACGCAGGTGAGCCTGTTCCGCGCCGGGCACGGCATGCAGACCCGCCGGGCGAACGGCCACGGCGTCACGGTGCCGGTGGGAGCCGAGCGCGTGCGCAAGGGCTACGTGTGGGTGAAGGTGGCTGAGCGCCCGCGCGTCCCGTTGTCCAAGGACAACTGGCTGCCGAAGCAGGTGGACGTCTGGCAGCGCACCCGCGGGCTCGAGCTGCCGCGAGGATGGGTCGTGATCTTCTGCGACCACGACAGCCGGAACTTCGACCCGGCCAACCTCAAGGCGGTGCCGCGCTCGCTCTTCGGGCCCATGAACCAGCTCTGCTCGTGGCATGACAGGCGCTCGTGCGAGGCGGCGCTCGCCTTCGCGGCGCTCAGGTGCGGGATGGCCGCCGCGTGCGCCCGGCCGAGGCGGTGCGTGGTCTGCGGCCGCGAGTTCGTGCCGGATGTGAAGGGGATGGCCGCGGCGCACCAGGTGACCTGCCGCTCCTGCCTCGACGCCGGGCGCACGAGCTACGGGCGCCGGCGCGGCCAGGGTCGCGCTGGCGGCACGTGA
- a CDS encoding DUF3310 domain-containing protein gives MTDLEWDRAPREWATSEDPRRGEGCRADEPPTEVVRDPEWYVAGGVETIDKIEAVIDGLPAREAFLLGQVVRYVDRAGLKDEPEVDLGKANNYAHRLVTGDWRVDDQG, from the coding sequence GTGACTGACCTGGAGTGGGACCGCGCGCCCAGGGAGTGGGCGACGTCCGAGGACCCGCGCCGAGGCGAGGGCTGCCGCGCGGACGAGCCGCCGACCGAGGTCGTGCGCGACCCCGAGTGGTACGTCGCGGGCGGGGTCGAGACCATCGACAAGATCGAGGCCGTCATCGACGGCCTGCCGGCGCGGGAGGCGTTCCTCCTGGGGCAGGTGGTGCGCTACGTTGACCGCGCGGGCCTCAAGGACGAGCCCGAGGTGGACCTCGGCAAGGCCAACAACTACGCCCACAGGCTCGTGACCGGAGATTGGAGGGTCGATGACCAAGGGTGA